One genomic segment of Amycolatopsis sp. Hca4 includes these proteins:
- the rpsR gene encoding 30S ribosomal protein S18 — protein sequence MSRMPKPNRDRPAKRKVNLLHASKITHVDWKDVDLLRKFVSDRGKIRARRVTGLTPQQQKQVATAIKNAREMALLPYPSAGRAQ from the coding sequence GTGAGCCGCATGCCGAAGCCGAACCGCGACCGTCCCGCCAAGCGCAAGGTGAACCTGTTGCACGCCAGCAAGATCACCCACGTCGACTGGAAGGACGTCGACCTGCTGCGGAAGTTCGTCTCCGACCGCGGCAAGATCCGCGCCCGCCGGGTGACGGGATTGACGCCGCAGCAACAGAAACAGGTCGCCACGGCGATCAAGAACGCGCGCGAGATGGCCTTGCTGCCCTACCCCTCCGCGGGTCGCGCGCAGTAA
- the rpmB gene encoding 50S ribosomal protein L28 produces MSAVCQVTGRKPGYGKQVSHSHRHTSRRWEPNLQNRRYFVPSEGRWVRLRVSAKGMKTIDKRGIEAVVAELKAKGVKL; encoded by the coding sequence TTGTCCGCCGTGTGCCAGGTCACCGGCCGCAAGCCGGGCTACGGCAAGCAGGTCTCGCACTCGCACCGCCATACGTCCCGCCGGTGGGAACCGAACCTGCAGAACCGTCGCTACTTCGTGCCCAGCGAGGGCCGCTGGGTGCGGCTGCGCGTGTCCGCCAAGGGCATGAAGACGATCGACAAGCGCGGCATCGAGGCCGTCGTCGCCGAGCTGAAGGCGAAGGGGGTGAAGCTGTAA
- a CDS encoding DUF6295 family protein — protein MCTYLTEKFALEGSGKGARGWFRLSEGTVYVDHPVHAPYAHTVNIDFRNPGLGASARVALELTEEDALALADAIHAAVKSAPAGLASRSQ, from the coding sequence ATGTGCACTTACCTGACGGAGAAGTTCGCGCTCGAAGGCAGCGGCAAGGGCGCCCGCGGCTGGTTCCGGCTGTCCGAGGGCACCGTGTACGTCGACCACCCGGTCCACGCGCCGTACGCGCACACGGTGAACATCGACTTCCGCAACCCGGGGCTGGGCGCTTCGGCTCGGGTGGCGCTGGAACTGACCGAAGAGGACGCTCTCGCGCTGGCGGACGCGATCCACGCCGCGGTCAAGTCCGCGCCCGCCGGCCTGGCTTCGCGGAGCCAGTGA
- a CDS encoding MFS transporter, whose protein sequence is MATLSGRTRFRYSLGSFVTGSFGTVPGLVLVKYLTDTMAVPAGWAAAIVFVPKAWDVLFNPVAGRLSDADLIKTGSRRRFLLIGGIGVAILFAAMFAHPGFGGPLPDALYVAITFAACATAYALFQVPFNALPAELTESATERTKLTSVRIGVLAVTILICGGGAPAITAAIDGVAGYRVMAVVIGLIVLAATLLVYFGLKDAPVGSLRPNTVSLKELVGTLAGWRPFRWLLGTYFIQALGIGTVLAAIPFFAQRILGHDGYGTILFVIFVGPALVTMPLWPRLGDRVGKLNGFRLATAAFAVGLLGLVFAQSIPLVVSFVFVALCGVGYAGISVFPLAILPDLITAEEERTGQTRAGIAAGVWTAGETLGLAFGGGLWALILEFGGYVSSTDATAFQPHSAIVAILVGSSIIPGVLIALALPLLRRKVLEPRHELA, encoded by the coding sequence ATGGCGACGCTGTCCGGCCGGACGAGGTTCCGCTATTCGCTCGGCTCCTTCGTCACCGGGTCCTTCGGCACGGTCCCCGGCCTGGTCCTGGTCAAGTACCTGACCGACACGATGGCCGTGCCTGCCGGCTGGGCCGCCGCCATCGTGTTCGTGCCCAAGGCCTGGGACGTGCTGTTCAACCCCGTGGCGGGCCGGCTGTCCGACGCCGACCTGATCAAGACCGGCAGCCGCCGCCGCTTCCTGCTGATCGGCGGCATCGGCGTGGCGATCCTGTTCGCGGCGATGTTCGCCCACCCCGGCTTCGGCGGCCCGCTGCCGGACGCGCTGTACGTGGCGATCACGTTCGCCGCCTGCGCCACGGCCTACGCGCTGTTCCAGGTGCCGTTCAACGCGCTGCCCGCCGAGCTGACCGAGTCGGCGACCGAGCGCACGAAGCTCACCAGCGTCCGCATCGGGGTGCTGGCCGTGACGATCCTGATCTGCGGCGGGGGCGCCCCGGCGATCACCGCGGCGATCGACGGGGTCGCCGGCTACCGCGTCATGGCCGTCGTGATCGGGCTGATCGTGCTGGCCGCGACCCTGCTGGTCTACTTCGGCCTGAAGGACGCGCCGGTCGGCTCGCTGCGGCCGAACACCGTGAGCCTGAAGGAGCTCGTCGGCACGCTCGCCGGCTGGCGGCCGTTCCGCTGGCTGCTCGGCACGTACTTCATCCAGGCGCTGGGCATCGGCACCGTGCTCGCCGCGATCCCGTTCTTCGCCCAGCGCATCCTCGGCCACGACGGCTACGGCACGATCCTGTTCGTCATCTTCGTCGGCCCGGCGCTGGTCACCATGCCGCTGTGGCCGCGCCTGGGCGACCGCGTCGGCAAGCTCAACGGCTTCCGCCTGGCCACCGCGGCGTTCGCGGTCGGCCTGCTGGGGCTGGTGTTCGCCCAGTCGATCCCGCTGGTCGTCTCGTTCGTCTTCGTGGCGCTCTGCGGGGTCGGCTACGCGGGGATTTCGGTGTTCCCGCTGGCCATCCTGCCGGACCTGATCACCGCCGAGGAGGAGCGCACCGGCCAGACCCGCGCGGGGATCGCGGCGGGGGTGTGGACGGCGGGGGAGACGCTCGGGCTGGCCTTCGGCGGCGGGCTCTGGGCGCTCATCCTGGAGTTCGGCGGGTACGTCTCCAGCACGGACGCCACCGCCTTCCAGCCGCACAGCGCGATCGTGGCGATCCTCGTCGGCTCGTCGATCATCCCGGGCGTGCTGATCGCGCTGGCCCTGCCGCTGCTGCGGCGCAAGGTGCTGGAGCCGCGCCATGAACTCGCCTGA
- a CDS encoding dienelactone hydrolase family protein produces the protein MKDEIVAGTVTISGHGGDELEAYLAKPTDAAPRGGVVVIHHLPGYDAATKEMVRRFAVEGYNALCPNLYTREAPGADPDDAAATVRAAGGVPDDRLVGDVSGAADYLRALENANGRIGVIGHCSGGRHAFLSACSLDLDAAVDCYGAFVVNDPPEAMRMMKPLLGLTPQLSCPLLGIFGAEDQFPGPDEVAVLAAELEKHGKEHEFHTYAGAGHAFFAVDRPSYRPEAAKDGWERILDFYARTLTA, from the coding sequence ATGAAGGACGAGATCGTCGCCGGGACGGTCACCATCTCCGGCCACGGCGGGGACGAGCTCGAGGCGTACCTGGCGAAACCGACCGACGCTGCCCCGCGCGGCGGCGTCGTGGTGATCCACCACCTGCCCGGCTACGACGCGGCGACGAAGGAGATGGTGCGCCGCTTCGCCGTCGAGGGCTACAACGCGCTCTGCCCGAACCTGTACACGCGAGAAGCGCCGGGGGCCGACCCGGACGACGCGGCGGCGACGGTCCGCGCGGCCGGCGGCGTCCCCGACGACCGCCTGGTGGGTGATGTCTCGGGTGCGGCGGACTACCTGCGCGCGCTGGAGAACGCGAACGGCCGGATCGGCGTCATCGGGCACTGTTCCGGTGGCCGCCACGCGTTCCTGTCCGCGTGTTCCCTGGACCTCGACGCGGCGGTGGACTGCTACGGCGCGTTCGTCGTCAACGACCCGCCGGAGGCCATGAGGATGATGAAGCCGCTGCTCGGGCTGACCCCGCAGCTGTCCTGCCCCCTGCTGGGCATCTTCGGCGCCGAGGACCAGTTCCCCGGCCCGGACGAGGTGGCGGTGCTGGCGGCCGAGCTGGAGAAGCACGGCAAGGAGCACGAGTTCCACACGTACGCGGGCGCCGGCCACGCGTTCTTCGCCGTCGACCGCCCGAGCTACCGTCCCGAAGCCGCCAAGGACGGCTGGGAACGCATCCTCGACTTCTACGCCCGCACGCTCACCGCCTGA
- the rpmG gene encoding 50S ribosomal protein L33, protein MAKSTDVRPIIKLRSTAGTGYTYVTKKNRRNDPDRMVLRKYDPVARKHVEFKEER, encoded by the coding sequence ATGGCGAAGAGCACCGACGTCCGGCCGATCATCAAGCTGCGGTCCACCGCGGGCACCGGCTACACGTACGTCACCAAGAAGAACCGCCGCAACGACCCGGACCGGATGGTCCTGCGCAAGTACGACCCGGTCGCGCGCAAGCACGTCGAGTTCAAGGAAGAGCGCTGA
- a CDS encoding MarR family winged helix-turn-helix transcriptional regulator, whose translation MTDEELLRASNDLRVALGRLVRRLRQGYVAGDLTTPERSVLSRLDREGPATPGCLADLERVKPQAMGVTLAGLVDRGLVERRKDESDGRKVVMSVTEDGVRLLVDKRSRTTQLMADALAGKFTEAEQRELIAAIPLIERLADEL comes from the coding sequence GTGACGGACGAGGAACTCCTCCGGGCGAGCAACGACCTGCGCGTCGCCCTGGGCCGGCTGGTCCGGCGGCTGCGTCAGGGGTACGTGGCCGGCGACCTCACCACCCCCGAACGCTCGGTCCTGTCCCGGCTCGACCGCGAGGGCCCGGCCACGCCGGGCTGCCTCGCCGATCTCGAACGCGTCAAACCGCAGGCCATGGGCGTCACCCTGGCCGGGCTGGTCGACCGCGGCCTGGTCGAGCGGCGCAAGGACGAGTCCGACGGCCGCAAGGTGGTCATGTCGGTGACCGAGGACGGCGTCCGGCTGCTGGTCGACAAGCGGTCGCGGACGACGCAGCTGATGGCCGACGCGCTGGCCGGGAAGTTCACCGAAGCCGAGCAACGCGAGCTGATCGCGGCCATCCCGCTGATCGAGCGGCTGGCGGACGAGCTGTGA
- a CDS encoding MFS transporter — MNYKWVALSNTTLGVLMSALDGSIVIISLPAIFRGIGLDPLAPGNIGYLLWMILGYLLVQAVLVVTLGRLGDMFGRVKMYNLGFVVFSAASVALSFDPFHAGAGALWLIGWRVVQAVGGSMLTANSAAILTDAFPARQRGMALGVNQITALAGQFLGLVVGGLLAEIDWRAVFWVSVPFGLLGTIWSIRSLREVGTPRRAKVDWGGNVTFAAGTALLLAAITYGIQPYRGAATGWGNPWVLGGIGAGVLLLVLFGVIETRVATPMFQLSLFRIRAFAAGNIAALLTSVARGGMQFMLIIWLQGIWLPLHGYDYERTPLWAGIHLLPLTVGFLIAGPLSGYLSDRFGARPLATGGLLLVVAAFLGLLALPVDFSYPAFAALLVLSGVGQGMFAAPNTSAIMSSVPTEQRGVASGMRATFQNSGTSLSIGVFFSLMIAGLATSLPQTLTSGLQAHGVPAPVADGVAQLPPVSTLFAAFLGSNPVGHLLGPDVLNALAPADRATLTGGSFFPQLVSAPFHHGLVVVFTAAAAMAVVAAIASASRGARYLHSSENSLEENSREEGKENR, encoded by the coding sequence GTGAACTACAAGTGGGTCGCGCTGTCCAACACCACGCTCGGCGTGCTGATGTCCGCGCTCGACGGCTCGATCGTGATCATCTCGCTGCCGGCCATCTTCCGCGGCATCGGGCTCGACCCGCTCGCCCCGGGCAACATCGGCTACCTGCTCTGGATGATCCTCGGCTACCTGCTGGTGCAGGCCGTGCTGGTGGTGACGCTGGGCAGGCTCGGCGACATGTTCGGCCGGGTCAAGATGTACAACCTCGGCTTCGTCGTGTTCAGCGCCGCGTCGGTCGCCCTGTCGTTCGACCCGTTCCACGCCGGCGCCGGCGCGCTGTGGCTGATCGGCTGGCGGGTCGTGCAGGCCGTCGGCGGGTCGATGCTGACGGCGAACTCCGCGGCCATCCTCACCGACGCCTTCCCGGCGCGGCAGCGCGGCATGGCGCTGGGCGTCAACCAGATCACCGCGCTCGCCGGGCAGTTCCTCGGCCTGGTCGTCGGCGGGCTGCTGGCCGAGATCGACTGGCGCGCGGTGTTCTGGGTCAGCGTCCCGTTCGGCCTGCTCGGCACCATCTGGTCGATCCGCAGCCTTCGCGAGGTGGGGACGCCGCGGCGCGCGAAGGTCGACTGGGGCGGCAACGTCACCTTCGCGGCCGGGACCGCGCTGCTGCTGGCCGCGATCACCTACGGCATCCAGCCGTACCGCGGCGCGGCCACCGGCTGGGGCAACCCGTGGGTGCTCGGCGGGATCGGCGCCGGCGTGCTGCTGCTCGTGCTGTTCGGCGTGATCGAAACACGCGTCGCCACGCCGATGTTCCAGCTTTCCCTGTTCCGAATCCGGGCGTTCGCCGCCGGCAACATCGCCGCGTTGCTGACTTCGGTCGCGCGTGGTGGCATGCAGTTCATGCTCATCATCTGGCTGCAGGGGATCTGGCTGCCCCTGCACGGCTACGACTACGAGCGGACGCCTCTGTGGGCGGGCATCCACCTGCTGCCGCTGACCGTGGGGTTCCTCATCGCCGGGCCGCTGTCGGGCTACCTGTCCGACCGCTTCGGCGCCCGGCCGCTGGCCACCGGCGGCCTGCTGCTGGTCGTCGCGGCCTTCCTCGGGCTGCTGGCGTTGCCGGTGGACTTCTCCTACCCGGCGTTCGCCGCCCTGCTCGTGCTGAGCGGCGTCGGCCAGGGCATGTTCGCCGCGCCCAACACCTCGGCGATCATGAGCAGCGTGCCCACCGAGCAGCGCGGGGTCGCCTCCGGCATGCGGGCGACGTTCCAGAACTCCGGGACGTCGCTGTCGATCGGGGTGTTCTTCTCGCTGATGATCGCCGGGCTGGCCACGTCCCTGCCCCAGACGCTGACGAGCGGGCTGCAGGCCCACGGCGTCCCGGCACCGGTGGCCGACGGCGTCGCGCAGCTGCCGCCGGTCAGCACGCTGTTCGCCGCGTTCCTCGGCAGCAACCCGGTCGGGCACCTGCTCGGCCCGGACGTCCTGAACGCGCTCGCGCCTGCCGACCGCGCGACGCTCACCGGCGGGTCGTTCTTCCCGCAGCTGGTGTCGGCACCGTTCCACCACGGCCTGGTGGTCGTGTTCACCGCGGCCGCGGCGATGGCCGTGGTCGCCGCGATCGCCTCCGCCTCCCGCGGGGCGCGGTACCTGCACTCCTCCGAAAACTCCCTTGAAGAAAACTCCCGTGAAGAAGGGAAGGAGAACCGATGA
- a CDS encoding GTP-binding protein — MTHHSRVPLVLVSGLAAGLNAALAELLRVAEAGTAVVHHDLREIHSGVVRRRLQLGERDDLTVLELAHGCVSCTLREDLLPLLRRLARRPDVTRIVVRLDEAMEPEPVSWAIRTVLVGDHPVSEDVDLRAVLTVVDCATWLADATGDDELADRNLQGSPEDERTVAQVALSQVEFADVLVLAGAATDAWSAAKASAVLDRVAPSIPRVELARSDGDGVLAAVPADARRGEVTDMHGALLRGEPPLHADCGIALLTFTARRPFHPERLHDALDVLLDGVVRTRGRAWVASRPDVAFWIESAGGGLGLGHAGPWLASPDGPEWTDVSPERRTLASLRWDPVHGDRAQELVVVTDQTTPDEIDAALRGALLTDEELAAGPGAWAHYPDPFGDWHEEPCQDTEPDPARHSAANRKEER; from the coding sequence GTGACCCACCACTCCCGCGTCCCGCTCGTCCTGGTGAGCGGTCTGGCGGCCGGGCTGAACGCCGCGCTCGCCGAGCTGCTGCGCGTGGCCGAGGCCGGTACCGCCGTCGTCCACCACGACCTGCGCGAGATCCACTCCGGCGTCGTCCGCCGCCGTCTGCAGCTCGGCGAGCGCGACGACCTGACCGTGCTCGAACTGGCCCACGGCTGCGTGTCCTGCACCCTGCGGGAGGACCTCCTGCCGCTGCTGCGGCGGCTGGCCCGGCGCCCGGACGTGACCCGGATCGTCGTCCGGCTCGACGAGGCGATGGAGCCGGAGCCGGTGAGCTGGGCGATCCGGACCGTCCTGGTCGGCGATCACCCGGTGAGCGAGGACGTCGACCTGCGGGCCGTCCTCACCGTGGTCGACTGCGCGACCTGGCTCGCCGACGCGACCGGCGACGACGAGCTGGCCGACCGGAACCTGCAGGGCAGCCCCGAGGACGAGCGGACGGTCGCTCAGGTCGCGCTCTCCCAGGTGGAGTTCGCCGATGTCCTCGTGCTGGCCGGCGCGGCCACCGACGCGTGGAGCGCCGCCAAGGCGTCCGCGGTGCTCGACCGGGTGGCCCCTTCGATCCCGCGGGTCGAGCTGGCCCGGTCCGACGGCGACGGTGTGCTCGCCGCGGTCCCGGCGGACGCCCGGCGCGGCGAGGTCACCGACATGCACGGCGCCCTGCTGCGCGGCGAACCGCCGTTGCACGCCGACTGCGGCATCGCGTTGCTCACCTTCACCGCGCGGCGGCCGTTCCACCCGGAGCGGCTGCACGACGCGCTGGACGTCCTGCTCGACGGCGTCGTCCGCACCCGCGGGCGCGCGTGGGTGGCCAGCCGGCCCGACGTCGCGTTCTGGATCGAGTCGGCGGGCGGCGGGCTCGGCCTCGGCCACGCCGGGCCGTGGCTCGCGTCGCCGGACGGTCCCGAGTGGACGGACGTCTCCCCCGAACGCCGCACGCTGGCGTCCCTGCGCTGGGACCCGGTGCACGGCGACCGGGCGCAGGAACTGGTCGTGGTGACGGACCAGACAACGCCCGACGAGATCGACGCGGCCCTGCGCGGCGCTCTACTGACCGACGAGGAACTCGCGGCCGGACCCGGAGCGTGGGCGCACTACCCCGACCCGTTCGGGGATTGGCACGAGGAGCCGTGCCAGGACACCGAACCCGACCCGGCGCGGCACTCCGCGGCGAACCGAAAGGAAGAACGATGA
- a CDS encoding aminotransferase class V-fold PLP-dependent enzyme — protein MNSPEEVLDRLRQLRAGDLPTHGGRTLAYVYDSGLSEVDSLGAAAHALASSANGLDPTAFPSLLRMENDLVAAASALLGDVPGVVGSVTSGGTESCLLAVLAARDARPDVASPSLVLPTTAHAAFHKAAHLFGLRRIDVPVDPVTFRADPAAMAAAIDGSTVLVVASAPSYAHGVLDPISEIAAAALERGVRMHVDACIGGWVLPYFARLGADVPPFGFRVPGVTSISVDLHKYAYCPKGTSVLLHASAELRRTHYFASAAWPGYTMLNTTIQSTRSGGPLAAAWAVVHHLGPEGYLKLASAAREATARIRSGIEELPGLHVLGDPVSTLLAFTGDDGFDLFTVADEMKARGWYVQPQFAHLSSPANLHLTVTAANHGSEKEFLTDLAASLDAARAAGPVVVDPAVAEFVAALDPDTLTSEQFAGLLAAAGLGSGAGLPERMAPINALLATAPAPLRERLLLEFLGALYTP, from the coding sequence ATGAACTCGCCTGAGGAGGTCCTCGACCGGCTCCGGCAGCTGCGCGCGGGCGACCTGCCGACGCACGGTGGCCGGACCCTGGCCTACGTCTACGACAGCGGCCTGTCCGAAGTGGACTCCCTGGGCGCGGCGGCGCACGCGCTCGCCTCGTCGGCCAACGGCCTTGACCCTACGGCGTTCCCGAGCCTGCTGCGCATGGAGAACGACCTCGTCGCGGCGGCTTCCGCGCTGCTCGGCGACGTCCCGGGCGTGGTCGGCTCGGTGACGTCCGGTGGCACGGAGTCGTGCTTGCTGGCCGTGCTCGCCGCCCGGGACGCGCGGCCGGACGTCGCCTCACCGTCCTTGGTGCTGCCGACGACCGCGCACGCGGCGTTCCACAAGGCGGCCCACCTGTTCGGGCTGCGGCGGATCGACGTCCCGGTCGACCCGGTGACCTTCCGCGCCGACCCGGCGGCGATGGCCGCGGCGATCGACGGCTCGACGGTCCTGGTCGTCGCGAGCGCGCCGTCGTACGCCCACGGCGTGCTCGACCCGATTTCGGAAATCGCGGCGGCGGCGCTCGAGCGCGGCGTCCGGATGCACGTCGACGCCTGCATCGGCGGCTGGGTGCTGCCGTACTTCGCCCGGCTCGGCGCGGACGTCCCGCCGTTCGGCTTCCGCGTCCCCGGCGTCACGAGCATCTCGGTGGACCTGCACAAGTACGCCTACTGTCCCAAGGGGACGTCGGTGCTGCTGCACGCCTCGGCGGAGCTGCGGCGCACGCACTACTTCGCGAGCGCGGCCTGGCCGGGCTACACGATGCTGAACACGACGATCCAGAGCACCCGCTCCGGCGGCCCGCTCGCCGCGGCGTGGGCGGTGGTGCACCACCTCGGTCCCGAGGGCTACCTCAAGCTGGCGTCCGCCGCGCGCGAGGCGACCGCGCGCATCCGGTCGGGCATCGAAGAACTGCCCGGCCTGCACGTGCTCGGCGACCCGGTCTCGACGTTGCTCGCGTTCACCGGCGACGACGGCTTCGACCTGTTCACGGTGGCGGACGAGATGAAGGCCCGCGGCTGGTACGTCCAGCCGCAGTTCGCGCACCTGTCGTCCCCGGCGAACCTGCACCTGACGGTGACGGCGGCCAACCACGGCAGCGAGAAGGAGTTCCTCACCGACCTCGCGGCATCGCTGGACGCGGCCCGCGCGGCCGGCCCGGTGGTCGTCGACCCCGCGGTGGCGGAGTTCGTGGCGGCCCTCGACCCGGACACGCTGACGTCCGAGCAGTTCGCGGGCCTGCTCGCCGCGGCGGGCCTCGGTTCCGGTGCGGGGCTGCCGGAGCGGATGGCGCCGATCAACGCCCTCCTCGCCACGGCACCGGCGCCGTTGCGGGAGCGGCTGCTGCTCGAGTTCCTGGGCGCGCTCTACACGCCGTGA
- a CDS encoding GTP-binding protein has translation MSVPVTVLSGFLGAGKTTLLNHILANRAGLRVAVIVNDMSEVNIDAALVRSQERLVELTNGCICCTLREDLLEEVAALCADGRFDHVLIESSGISEPMPVAATFTFLDAVAHLDTMVTVVDAANFARELAAGDSLVERRLDQYAGDERTVSDLLVDQVEFADVLLLNKTDLVPPAGVDRLVATLRRLNPAADVVTGRFGKVPPERVFGTGRYDAARAQQAPGWVAELNGDHVPETEEYGISSVVFRASRAFDPAALWDFVTRRLDSGEFGTVLRSKGFFALASRPGVTGLWSQAGTVARFEPQGVAAGPRQELVFIGVDLAGDALLAALHDCLGDVTTGPDRFPEWEPVHFR, from the coding sequence GTGAGCGTTCCGGTCACGGTGCTGTCCGGCTTCCTCGGCGCGGGCAAGACGACGCTGCTCAACCACATCCTCGCCAACCGGGCGGGCCTGCGGGTCGCGGTGATCGTCAACGACATGAGCGAAGTCAACATCGACGCCGCGCTCGTCCGCTCGCAGGAGCGGCTGGTCGAGCTGACCAACGGGTGCATCTGCTGCACCCTGCGGGAGGACCTCCTCGAGGAGGTGGCGGCACTGTGCGCGGACGGCCGCTTCGACCACGTGCTCATCGAGTCGAGCGGCATCTCCGAGCCGATGCCGGTGGCGGCGACGTTCACGTTCCTGGACGCCGTCGCCCACCTCGACACGATGGTGACCGTGGTCGACGCGGCGAACTTCGCCCGTGAGCTGGCAGCCGGCGACTCCCTCGTGGAGCGCCGGCTGGACCAGTACGCCGGTGACGAGCGGACGGTCAGCGACCTGCTGGTGGACCAGGTCGAGTTCGCCGACGTCCTGCTGCTGAACAAGACGGACCTGGTGCCTCCCGCCGGGGTGGACCGGCTGGTGGCGACCCTGCGGCGGCTCAACCCGGCCGCCGACGTCGTCACGGGCCGCTTCGGGAAGGTGCCGCCGGAGCGGGTCTTCGGGACCGGCCGGTACGACGCCGCCCGGGCTCAGCAGGCGCCGGGCTGGGTGGCCGAGCTGAACGGCGACCACGTGCCGGAGACCGAGGAGTACGGGATTTCCAGCGTGGTGTTCCGCGCTTCCCGCGCGTTCGACCCGGCGGCGCTGTGGGATTTCGTCACCCGGCGGCTGGATTCGGGCGAATTCGGGACGGTGCTGCGGTCCAAGGGGTTCTTCGCGCTGGCGTCCCGGCCCGGGGTGACCGGGCTGTGGTCGCAGGCGGGCACGGTGGCGCGGTTCGAACCCCAGGGCGTGGCGGCCGGGCCGCGGCAGGAGCTGGTGTTCATCGGGGTCGACCTCGCGGGGGACGCACTGCTGGCGGCACTGCACGACTGCCTCGGCGACGTCACCACCGGACCGGACCGGTTCCCGGAGTGGGAGCCGGTCCATTTCCGTTGA
- a CDS encoding type B 50S ribosomal protein L31, whose amino-acid sequence MKTGIHPDYHPVVFKDSSTGDAFLTRSTITSDKTIEWSDGNTYPLVVVDISSWSHPFWTGTQRIMDSAGQVEKFHRRYGKRGAR is encoded by the coding sequence ATGAAGACCGGAATCCACCCCGACTACCACCCCGTGGTGTTCAAGGACTCGTCGACCGGCGACGCCTTCCTCACCCGCTCCACCATCACCTCCGACAAGACGATCGAGTGGTCCGACGGGAACACCTACCCGCTCGTCGTGGTCGACATCAGCTCGTGGTCGCACCCGTTCTGGACCGGCACCCAGCGGATCATGGACAGCGCCGGCCAGGTGGAGAAGTTCCACCGCCGCTACGGGAAGCGAGGCGCCCGCTGA
- the rpsN gene encoding 30S ribosomal protein S14 → MAKKSKIAKNEQRKVIAARYVERRRALKAVIASPGSSAAAKAEAVVALQKLPRDASPTRIRNRDTADGRPRGYLRKFGLSRVKMRQAAHNGELPGVAKSSW, encoded by the coding sequence ATGGCCAAGAAGTCGAAGATCGCGAAGAACGAGCAGCGGAAGGTGATCGCCGCCCGGTACGTCGAACGCCGCCGCGCGCTCAAGGCCGTCATCGCCTCACCGGGCTCGTCGGCCGCGGCCAAGGCGGAGGCCGTCGTCGCGCTGCAGAAGCTGCCGCGCGACGCGAGCCCGACCCGGATCCGCAACCGCGACACCGCGGACGGCCGCCCGCGCGGCTACCTGCGGAAGTTCGGGCTGTCCCGCGTCAAGATGCGGCAGGCCGCGCACAACGGCGAGCTGCCCGGCGTCGCGAAGTCGAGCTGGTGA
- the rpmF gene encoding 50S ribosomal protein L32 has product MAVPKRKTSRSNTRSRRAQWKAAVPDLVPIKVDGQVQLVPRRLMKHFHTR; this is encoded by the coding sequence ATGGCCGTCCCCAAGCGCAAGACCTCCCGCAGCAACACCCGCTCCCGGCGGGCGCAGTGGAAGGCCGCCGTGCCGGACCTGGTGCCGATCAAGGTCGACGGCCAGGTCCAGCTGGTCCCCCGGCGGCTGATGAAGCACTTCCACACGCGGTGA